The following are encoded in a window of Pagrus major chromosome 14, Pma_NU_1.0 genomic DNA:
- the ccdc3a gene encoding coiled-coil domain-containing protein 3a → MFSAALLLAALCVFTHLDTFTHGCQLPSEWRPLSEGCRAELAEIIVYARVLGIHREPLGGGAGSLYNSLPFGFGYGYEGAEEGLLYSAEVELLCDQAWGSMLEVPTGSRLNLTGLGYLSCQSHTVMENYSYFFFLRMDENYNILPHGVNFQDAIFPDTSENRRTFSSLFQFSNCTQGSQPFHTFSPEWDTQEDNRLLCSSVQAALFEEEERGRKLQERLSAAERRNRQLKERVRKVKRSLRNARKAARKAAQEAQELQEKLKAAQRRAGHHINAITQEEPPPGRYASTAIRQRTQL, encoded by the exons ATGTTTTCCGCGGCTCTCCTCCTCGCAGCGCTCTGCGTTTTTACGCACCTGGACACTTTTACGCACGGCTGCCAGCTCCCCTCCGAGTGGCGGCCGCTGAGCGAGGGCTGCCGAGCGGAGCTGGCGGAGATCATAGTGTACGCCCGGGTCCTGGGGATCCACCGGGAACCCCTGGGCGGCGGGGCGGGCAGCCTGTACAACTCGCTGCCCTTCGGGTTCGGGTATGGGTACGAGGGCGCGGAGGAAGGGCTGCTGTACTCCGCGGAGGTGGAGTTGCTGTGCGACCAGGCCTGGGGCAGCATGCTGGAGGTGCCCACTGGATCAAGACTCAACCTGACCGGACTGGGGTACCTGTCCTGCCAGTCTCACACCGTGATGGAGAACTACTCCTACTTCTTTTTCCTCAG GATGGACGAGAACTACAACATCCTCCCCCATGGCGTCAACTTCCAGGACGCCATCTTCCCCGACACGTCCGAAAACAGGCGCACGTTCTCAAGCCTCTTCCAGTTCTCCAACTGCACTCAGGGGAGCCAGCCTTTCCACACCTTCAGTCCTGAGTGGGACACCCAGGAGGACAACAGG CTGCTGTGCTCCTCGGTGCAGGCCGCGCTCTtcgaggaggaggagcgagGCCGCAAGCTGCAGGAGCGCCTGTCCGCGGCCGAGAGGAGGAACCGGCAGCTGAAGGAGCGTGTTCGGAAGGTGAAGCGCTCCCTGAGGAACGCCCGCAAGGCTGCACGCAAGGCCGCGCAGGAGGcgcaggagctgcaggagaagcTGAAGGCTGCACAGCGGAGGGCGGGGCATCACATCAACGCCATAACGCAGGAGGAGCCTCCACCCGGGCGCTATGCGAGCACGGCGATACGCCAGAGAACGCAACTTTAA